The following coding sequences lie in one Photobacterium sp. CCB-ST2H9 genomic window:
- a CDS encoding DASH family cryptochrome yields MTTGLFVFSYDLRLHDNPALQRISEQVDNLLCLYCLPRQTKDSFPDHISQWGEHRREFLLASLADLNAQLAEQHQHQFLMIRDTPLEDTIDNLIDQYPITIIGRSEQAGYYENRSWAYIESQYPEITFLTEPTHTLFTRKLLPFPLNELPANFTQFRLMVENGDCRPEADTELLLPPPPSLPEGAPLHPVNLTLPRTSLYTSYTDSHQFIGGETAALVHMKQYFSGDLPARYKDTRNALDGWENSTKFSPWLALGCLSPVTVLRSLAEYHQTVIQNESTEWIAFELLWREYFQWYAHTYQQKLFYYHGIRQKGPENRHHENRFQQWCKGETGYPIVDACMRQLNHTGYMSNRGRQLVASCFVHELALDWRYGAAYFEQQLIDYDVASNWGNWQYLAGVGADPRGWRYFDLQKQTDLYDPERKFIRHWLNNGKT; encoded by the coding sequence ATGACCACGGGACTTTTTGTATTCAGCTACGATCTGCGCCTGCATGATAATCCGGCGTTACAACGGATCTCCGAGCAGGTGGACAACCTGCTGTGCCTTTACTGTCTGCCCCGCCAGACCAAGGACAGTTTTCCGGATCATATCAGCCAGTGGGGGGAGCACCGCCGGGAATTTCTGCTGGCGTCGCTGGCCGATCTCAATGCTCAGCTTGCTGAACAGCACCAGCATCAGTTTTTGATGATTCGTGACACGCCTTTAGAAGACACGATTGACAATTTGATTGACCAGTATCCGATCACCATCATCGGTCGAAGTGAACAGGCCGGCTACTACGAAAACCGCAGCTGGGCCTACATTGAGTCGCAATATCCGGAAATTACTTTTCTGACAGAGCCTACGCACACGCTGTTCACCCGGAAATTACTGCCATTTCCCCTGAATGAACTTCCGGCCAACTTCACTCAGTTTCGTCTGATGGTGGAAAATGGCGACTGTCGCCCTGAAGCCGATACCGAACTGCTCCTGCCACCGCCACCGTCTTTACCTGAAGGAGCACCGTTACATCCGGTCAACCTGACGCTTCCCCGAACGTCTTTGTACACAAGCTATACAGACAGCCACCAGTTTATTGGCGGAGAAACTGCTGCACTGGTACATATGAAGCAGTATTTTTCAGGTGATTTACCGGCCCGTTACAAAGACACACGAAACGCCCTGGACGGCTGGGAAAACTCCACGAAATTCTCTCCCTGGCTGGCGCTGGGTTGTCTGTCTCCGGTGACTGTGCTGAGATCACTGGCTGAATACCACCAGACAGTCATCCAAAATGAGTCGACCGAATGGATCGCTTTCGAGCTGTTGTGGCGAGAGTATTTTCAATGGTATGCCCATACCTACCAACAGAAACTGTTCTATTACCACGGCATCCGGCAAAAAGGACCGGAAAACCGGCATCACGAAAACCGCTTTCAGCAATGGTGTAAAGGCGAAACCGGTTATCCCATTGTCGATGCCTGTATGCGCCAGCTGAATCATACCGGCTATATGTCAAACCGCGGACGCCAGCTGGTCGCCAGTTGTTTCGTCCATGAACTCGCCCTCGACTGGCGTTACGGTGCCGCCTACTTTGAGCAGCAGCTGATTGATTACGATGTTGCGTCAAACTGGGGCAACTGGCAGTACCTGGCCGGTGTGGGTGCAGATCCGCGTGGCTGGCGTTATTTCGACTTGCAAAAGCAAACAGATCTCTATGATCCTGAACGGAAATTCATCCGCCACTGGCTGAACAATGGAAAAACCTGA
- a CDS encoding cryptochrome/photolyase family protein encodes MEKPEYKTLRLILGDQLNAAHSWFHAKEQSTLYLIAELHQEATYTKHHVQKICAFFAAMNAFADALRTAGFQVCHLTLDDTKNDPSLPDLLIRLIKEHRIESFEFQRPDEYRLLTQLRSLQLPDNVICYEADTEHFLLPFDEISQQFATGQHVLMEHFYRMMRKRFTILMDGDKPEGGKWNYDKENRQKLSKTDLSEIPEPLIFTNPVGDILKRLETHQIPHFGQATESLLWPVTRNQARQLLDYFCQHQLIHFGQFQDAMTCQSAHQWSLYHSRLSFALNAKMLHPMQVIQAALNRYDEARGDITLAQVEGFIRQILGWREYVRGIYWANMPDYGTLNTRSAERELPDFFWTGETGMACLKAAIQQSLKYAYAHHIQRLMVTGNFCLLTEMHPDQVDAWYLGIYIDAIEWVEMPNTRGMSQFADDGIIATKPYAASGNYINKMSDYCQSCRYDVKQKTGDDACPLNSLYWRFMDKHQRTLAVHPRIGMIYRSWDNQTDAARQAVLDRAEYCLTHLDQL; translated from the coding sequence ATGGAAAAACCTGAATACAAGACTTTACGGCTGATCCTGGGCGACCAGCTGAATGCCGCACACTCGTGGTTTCATGCCAAAGAACAGAGTACGTTGTACCTGATCGCCGAACTGCATCAGGAAGCGACCTACACCAAACATCATGTGCAGAAAATTTGTGCCTTTTTCGCAGCAATGAATGCTTTCGCAGACGCGCTGCGCACAGCCGGTTTTCAGGTCTGCCACCTGACACTGGATGACACAAAAAACGATCCTTCCCTGCCGGACTTACTGATCCGGCTGATCAAAGAACACCGGATTGAAAGTTTTGAATTCCAACGACCGGATGAATACCGGCTCCTGACTCAGCTCAGAAGCCTGCAGTTACCCGATAACGTGATTTGTTACGAAGCCGATACCGAGCACTTTCTGCTGCCGTTTGATGAAATATCTCAGCAATTCGCCACAGGTCAACATGTGCTGATGGAACACTTTTACCGCATGATGCGAAAGCGTTTCACGATACTGATGGATGGCGACAAGCCCGAGGGCGGTAAGTGGAACTATGACAAAGAGAACCGGCAGAAACTGTCAAAAACAGATCTTTCAGAGATACCGGAGCCGCTGATATTTACGAATCCGGTCGGCGATATCCTGAAACGGCTTGAAACCCATCAGATTCCGCATTTTGGTCAGGCCACAGAATCCCTGCTCTGGCCGGTGACCCGAAACCAGGCCCGCCAGCTGCTGGACTATTTCTGTCAGCACCAACTGATTCACTTCGGACAGTTTCAGGATGCCATGACCTGTCAGTCAGCCCACCAGTGGAGCCTCTACCACTCCCGGCTGTCCTTTGCGCTCAACGCCAAAATGCTGCACCCGATGCAGGTCATTCAAGCCGCACTGAATCGCTACGATGAGGCAAGAGGCGACATTACCCTGGCTCAAGTCGAAGGGTTTATTCGCCAGATCCTGGGGTGGAGAGAATATGTCCGGGGAATTTACTGGGCGAACATGCCTGACTATGGCACTCTGAATACCCGCTCAGCCGAACGTGAACTGCCGGATTTCTTCTGGACCGGCGAGACAGGCATGGCCTGCCTGAAAGCTGCGATTCAACAGTCCTTGAAATATGCATATGCTCACCACATTCAGCGCCTGATGGTCACTGGGAATTTCTGTCTGCTGACGGAGATGCATCCCGATCAGGTGGATGCCTGGTACCTCGGCATCTATATTGACGCAATCGAATGGGTCGAAATGCCTAACACCAGAGGCATGTCCCAGTTTGCAGATGACGGCATTATCGCAACCAAACCTTATGCGGCAAGCGGGAATTACATCAACAAGATGAGCGATTACTGCCAGTCCTGTCGTTATGACGTCAAACAGAAAACCGGTGACGATGCCTGTCCGCTGAACAGTCTTTACTGGCGTTTTATGGACAAACATCAGCGCACACTGGCGGTCCATCCGCGGATCGGGATGATTTACCGAAGCTGGGATAATCAGACTGACGCTGCACGCCAGGCAGTGCTCGACAGAGCCGAATACTGCCTGACTCATCTGGATCAGCTCTGA
- a CDS encoding LysR substrate-binding domain-containing protein, which translates to MKLPPLRAVHYFEAVARLNSFSRAAEFLSVTQSAVSHQVRLLEDYLGEELFQRQGRHLSLTPVGERYYEQISHALSDIAEASQQIREGESGKIRLALYSSLAVKWLIPRLENLRQLHPEIELTLNMVSNDPNFSDELADCFITVSPPKRSNFVSELLYHEQLYPVCSHKLWQQMRDKPLPEALWDHPLLTTRSIFKNARHGEDWHRWCKLGGFELPESARFQLFSHMLLAAEAARYDQGITFLNDYLMNDLDRQQLFVRIPMHELPTGDSFYFVYKKSRAKQSAIVTLGRWLKQQCDELDRRGSQS; encoded by the coding sequence ATGAAGTTGCCGCCCTTACGTGCTGTCCATTATTTTGAAGCGGTAGCCCGTCTGAACAGTTTCTCGCGGGCTGCTGAGTTTCTGAGCGTGACGCAGAGTGCGGTCAGTCATCAGGTGCGTTTACTGGAAGATTATCTGGGTGAGGAGTTGTTTCAGCGTCAGGGGCGGCACTTATCTCTGACCCCCGTGGGTGAACGCTACTATGAACAGATCAGTCATGCTTTGAGTGATATTGCAGAAGCCAGCCAGCAGATTCGGGAGGGTGAAAGCGGCAAAATCCGTCTGGCGCTTTACAGCTCTCTGGCGGTGAAGTGGCTGATCCCGAGACTGGAAAATCTGCGTCAGTTGCATCCGGAAATTGAACTGACGCTCAATATGGTCAGTAATGATCCGAATTTCAGCGACGAACTGGCCGACTGCTTTATTACGGTTTCTCCGCCAAAACGCAGCAATTTTGTTTCTGAACTGCTGTATCACGAACAGTTGTATCCGGTCTGCAGCCACAAGCTGTGGCAACAAATGCGGGATAAGCCGTTGCCGGAGGCACTTTGGGATCATCCGTTACTGACAACTCGATCCATATTCAAAAATGCCAGACATGGTGAGGACTGGCATCGCTGGTGTAAGCTGGGTGGCTTTGAGCTGCCGGAGTCGGCCAGATTTCAGTTATTCAGCCATATGTTACTGGCGGCAGAAGCTGCCCGGTATGATCAGGGGATTACCTTCCTGAATGATTATCTGATGAATGATCTGGATCGCCAGCAGCTCTTTGTCCGGATTCCTATGCATGAACTGCCGACAGGCGACAGTTTCTATTTTGTTTATAAGAAATCAAGGGCGAAACAGAGCGCCATTGTGACTTTAGGGCGCTGGCTGAAGCAGCAATGTGACGAACTGGACAGAAGGGGCAGTCAGAGCTGA
- a CDS encoding DMT family transporter → MPQMSVGLAMILLVVGNLIAVCSDAMIKSLGDDTAIFQFVFFRQLTSVAILAPFCIGTKKADFFEGFKWHALRGHIWLLGMVFMVISITSLPLATANAIFYAAPLIMLPLAMMLFQEKLSKYTVGVAVIGFLGVLVIIRPTEINWAAIAALVVAFTLAWNNLLVRKLPKHQTVAQTLLLTNLAGMPAALALALWEGQPWDWSPLLTAAGSSTFIMIYAGACVLAYRSAESNKIASAEYSGLIGAVIIGMLWFDEVPDMPMILGTLMIIMPLVWLAQKEKRAKKKAAAGTQTDARVAESMASEDLVTETIEETKA, encoded by the coding sequence ATGCCTCAAATGTCTGTTGGCTTAGCCATGATTCTGCTGGTTGTCGGCAACCTGATTGCGGTCTGCTCCGATGCAATGATCAAATCTCTGGGTGATGACACAGCCATTTTTCAGTTCGTCTTTTTTCGTCAGCTGACCTCAGTTGCAATTCTGGCTCCGTTTTGTATCGGTACCAAAAAAGCAGACTTCTTTGAAGGCTTTAAATGGCATGCCCTGCGCGGTCATATCTGGCTGCTGGGTATGGTGTTCATGGTGATTTCGATTACCAGTCTGCCTTTAGCAACGGCAAATGCCATCTTCTATGCTGCGCCGCTGATCATGCTGCCTTTGGCAATGATGCTGTTCCAGGAAAAACTATCCAAATATACTGTTGGTGTCGCGGTAATCGGTTTTCTCGGCGTACTCGTGATTATCCGTCCGACCGAAATCAACTGGGCTGCGATCGCAGCACTGGTTGTGGCCTTCACGCTGGCCTGGAACAACCTGCTGGTTCGCAAGCTGCCGAAACATCAGACCGTCGCGCAGACCCTGCTGCTGACCAATCTGGCTGGTATGCCCGCTGCGCTGGCATTAGCACTGTGGGAAGGTCAACCATGGGACTGGTCGCCGCTGTTGACCGCGGCCGGTTCAAGCACATTTATCATGATTTATGCCGGTGCCTGTGTGTTAGCCTACCGTTCTGCAGAATCGAACAAAATTGCCAGCGCAGAATACAGCGGCCTGATTGGTGCTGTGATTATCGGCATGCTGTGGTTTGACGAAGTGCCGGATATGCCCATGATTCTCGGAACCCTGATGATCATCATGCCACTGGTCTGGCTGGCACAGAAAGAAAAGCGTGCGAAGAAAAAAGCGGCCGCTGGCACTCAAACAGATGCCAGGGTTGCAGAAAGCATGGCATCTGAAGACTTGGTTACAGAAACCATCGAAGAAACCAAAGCCTGA
- a CDS encoding VOC family protein — translation MAALSVSSAKIVPHLWFDQAAIEAAKFYTQTFENSRVIHISQIHDTPSGTVDIVNFELFGQPFMAISAGPMFTFNESISFVISCDDQEEVDRYWSALSADGGEAGQCGWLKDKFGLSWQVVPKVMNEMMRSGDPEKLARLTQCFLTMTKLDVKALERAFHGE, via the coding sequence ATGGCAGCGCTATCAGTCAGCTCAGCGAAAATTGTTCCTCATCTCTGGTTTGATCAAGCGGCAATTGAAGCGGCAAAATTTTATACGCAAACATTTGAGAACTCGCGCGTCATTCATATCAGCCAGATTCATGACACACCTTCAGGTACGGTTGATATTGTGAATTTTGAGCTGTTCGGCCAGCCATTTATGGCAATCAGTGCCGGGCCAATGTTTACTTTCAATGAATCCATCTCTTTTGTTATTTCGTGTGATGATCAGGAAGAAGTGGACCGATATTGGTCTGCCTTATCAGCAGATGGTGGTGAAGCAGGGCAATGTGGCTGGCTGAAGGATAAGTTTGGTTTATCCTGGCAGGTGGTGCCAAAAGTGATGAACGAAATGATGCGCAGCGGGGATCCAGAAAAGCTGGCCCGTCTGACTCAGTGTTTTCTGACGATGACGAAGCTGGATGTAAAAGCTTTGGAACGCGCTTTTCATGGCGAGTGA
- a CDS encoding metallophosphoesterase — MEKYAILSDIHSNVFALDAVVEDAIWKGATRLVNLGDILYGPIAPRATYERLQTLNALTISGNQDRQIYQSTKDDVASNPTLQFILEDLGDVPLQWMRQLPSDVLITDDIYACHGAPDNDLMYLLEDISSGYPQVKRDDEILACLDGVQAPIILCGHTHLPRNVRLSSGQTVVNPGSVGLQAYQDEWPLPHAMQNYTPQASYVLIEEGIQGQWDISFHRVDYDVQSAVQAAKSNGREDWAHYLKTGRC, encoded by the coding sequence ATGGAAAAATACGCGATATTGTCAGATATTCACAGCAACGTTTTTGCACTGGATGCGGTTGTTGAAGATGCTATCTGGAAGGGAGCAACACGTTTGGTCAATCTGGGAGATATTCTGTACGGCCCGATCGCACCTCGTGCGACTTATGAGCGCTTGCAGACCCTGAATGCGCTGACCATTTCCGGTAATCAGGACAGACAGATATATCAGTCAACCAAAGATGATGTCGCCTCAAACCCAACGCTGCAGTTTATTCTTGAAGACCTGGGTGACGTTCCCCTGCAATGGATGCGACAACTGCCTTCTGATGTGCTGATAACAGATGATATCTATGCCTGCCATGGTGCACCGGACAATGATTTAATGTATCTGCTGGAAGACATCAGTTCAGGGTATCCGCAGGTCAAAAGGGATGATGAGATTTTGGCATGTCTTGACGGGGTTCAGGCCCCGATCATTCTGTGCGGGCACACACATTTGCCCCGCAATGTACGTTTGTCCAGCGGGCAGACGGTTGTGAACCCCGGCAGCGTGGGTTTACAGGCTTATCAGGATGAATGGCCGCTACCGCATGCAATGCAGAATTACACGCCGCAGGCTTCATATGTGCTGATTGAAGAGGGGATTCAGGGGCAGTGGGATATCTCATTTCATCGGGTCGATTATGATGTGCAAAGTGCGGTTCAGGCCGCGAAATCTAATGGCCGTGAAGACTGGGCGCATTATCTGAAAACGGGCAGATGCTGA
- a CDS encoding DsbA family oxidoreductase, translating to MSTNTTLTIDIVSDVVCPWCYIGYQRLKQALDSYQDKVNYTLRWHPFELNPGMPADGQLLSEHLAQKYQITPEESEENRARIIALGEACGIRFHFTPLSRIYNTFKAHQLLHWSATYGRQTELKLALFEAYFTEQENPNALDVLLEAVDKAGLDRDEAELVLKNNQFAEAVRSEEQTWVEQGVSAVPAFVFNEKYLVSGAQETGTFRQIIDTLLSEAAE from the coding sequence ATGTCGACAAATACTACACTCACAATAGATATCGTATCCGATGTTGTTTGCCCCTGGTGCTATATTGGTTATCAGCGGCTGAAACAAGCACTTGATTCTTATCAGGATAAGGTAAATTACACGTTACGCTGGCACCCGTTTGAGCTGAATCCGGGGATGCCCGCGGATGGACAGCTTCTCAGTGAGCATCTCGCGCAGAAATATCAGATTACCCCGGAAGAAAGTGAAGAGAACCGTGCGCGAATCATTGCTTTGGGTGAGGCGTGTGGTATTCGCTTTCATTTCACCCCGTTATCCCGCATTTATAATACGTTCAAAGCACATCAGCTTTTACACTGGTCAGCGACTTATGGTCGTCAGACTGAACTGAAGCTGGCGTTGTTTGAAGCGTATTTCACAGAACAGGAAAATCCGAACGCGCTGGATGTTTTACTGGAAGCAGTCGATAAAGCCGGGCTGGATCGTGATGAAGCTGAGTTGGTTCTGAAAAATAATCAATTCGCAGAAGCCGTGAGATCCGAAGAGCAGACGTGGGTTGAACAAGGTGTGTCTGCGGTACCGGCATTTGTCTTCAATGAAAAATATCTGGTTTCCGGTGCTCAGGAAACGGGGACCTTCAGACAAATCATTGATACTTTACTGAGCGAAGCGGCTGAATAA
- the murQ gene encoding N-acetylmuramic acid 6-phosphate etherase, whose amino-acid sequence MKIDLNAMITESRNPASQAIDTLSTLDMLKVINDEDKKVALAVEQTLPRIAEAVDAIAHAFQQGGRLIYAGAGTSGRLGILDASECPPTYGSDPSQVVGLIAGGQEAVFRAVENAEDNQTLGADDLKNLNFCDKDVLIGIAASGRTPYVIGAMTYAKSVGATVGSISCNPDSTMSQLADIAMTPIVGPEVVTGSSRMKAGTAQKLILNMLTTGAMIRTGKVYGNLMVDVEATNAKLVERQKNIVTAATGANREDAEAALAACGGHCKTAIVMLLTGSTADKARQLLEDNQGFTRKAIQQVSSQD is encoded by the coding sequence ATGAAAATTGATTTAAACGCCATGATCACTGAAAGTCGCAATCCTGCCAGCCAGGCGATTGATACCCTCTCAACGCTCGACATGCTGAAAGTGATTAACGATGAAGACAAGAAAGTGGCACTGGCCGTCGAGCAAACTTTGCCCCGGATCGCTGAAGCCGTAGATGCCATTGCCCATGCCTTTCAGCAAGGCGGCCGGTTGATTTACGCGGGTGCCGGCACATCTGGTCGCTTAGGGATTCTGGATGCCAGTGAGTGCCCCCCAACTTACGGCAGTGATCCGTCTCAGGTTGTCGGTCTGATTGCCGGCGGACAGGAAGCGGTTTTCCGTGCCGTCGAAAACGCCGAAGATAATCAGACACTGGGCGCAGACGATCTGAAAAACCTGAATTTTTGCGACAAAGACGTTTTGATTGGTATCGCCGCAAGCGGCCGCACACCTTATGTTATTGGCGCGATGACATATGCAAAATCTGTTGGTGCAACCGTTGGATCGATCAGCTGTAACCCTGACAGCACGATGTCACAACTGGCCGATATCGCGATGACACCGATTGTTGGACCGGAAGTTGTGACGGGCTCTTCCCGCATGAAGGCCGGAACCGCGCAAAAACTGATTTTGAATATGCTGACCACAGGCGCGATGATTCGGACCGGTAAAGTTTACGGAAATCTGATGGTGGATGTGGAAGCAACCAACGCCAAGCTGGTCGAACGCCAGAAAAACATCGTCACCGCGGCAACAGGCGCAAACCGGGAAGACGCTGAAGCTGCTCTGGCAGCTTGCGGCGGCCACTGCAAAACGGCAATCGTGATGCTGCTGACAGGATCAACTGCCGATAAGGCCCGTCAATTACTTGAAGACAATCAGGGCTTTACCCGGAAAGCCATTCAGCAGGTTTCCTCACAGGACTAA
- a CDS encoding AraC family transcriptional regulator — MNRSLELASSLCKQLGLKSKQGKVGTALNGVSLFKITQYHHVTPQMYQQGVVVIFQGNKIGHLNDYRFEYDTRHCLIVSAPYPIACETFASEEAPLIGIDIGFEHSVIRQLVDEMEAELGADYFSSDVQHKGVAASPITPQIDNCMQRLLMILHNPLDARMLGPQLLREFFYRLLQGEQRALLAQYVRQDSALARVSGVIEHVQSHYADKLAIDDLADMAGMSISAFHRVFKQVVTDPPLQYIKKIRLNNAKQLMVQDGLTASVAASRVGYESPAQFSREFKRYFGLPPSKIGLQGEERV; from the coding sequence ATGAATAGATCGCTGGAACTGGCGTCATCGCTGTGTAAGCAACTTGGTTTAAAATCTAAGCAAGGTAAGGTTGGTACAGCATTAAATGGCGTCAGCCTGTTTAAAATCACTCAATATCACCATGTGACACCACAGATGTACCAGCAAGGGGTTGTGGTGATCTTTCAGGGCAATAAGATCGGCCATCTGAACGACTATCGTTTTGAGTATGATACCCGGCATTGCCTGATTGTCTCAGCACCATATCCAATCGCCTGTGAGACTTTTGCCTCTGAGGAAGCACCGTTAATCGGCATTGATATCGGATTCGAGCACAGCGTGATTCGTCAACTGGTTGATGAGATGGAAGCCGAACTTGGGGCAGATTATTTTTCGTCAGATGTTCAGCACAAAGGTGTTGCCGCTTCTCCGATCACGCCACAAATTGACAACTGTATGCAGCGTTTGCTGATGATATTACACAATCCGCTGGACGCACGGATGCTGGGCCCGCAATTGTTACGGGAGTTCTTCTACCGGCTGTTACAGGGAGAGCAACGTGCACTTCTGGCGCAGTATGTGAGGCAGGACAGTGCACTGGCGCGAGTTTCCGGGGTGATAGAACATGTGCAGTCGCACTATGCGGATAAACTGGCCATTGATGATCTTGCTGACATGGCGGGCATGAGCATTTCAGCTTTTCATCGTGTATTTAAGCAGGTGGTGACGGATCCGCCTTTGCAGTACATCAAAAAAATCCGGCTGAACAATGCGAAGCAGCTCATGGTGCAGGACGGTCTGACGGCCAGTGTTGCAGCCAGTCGTGTGGGATATGAAAGTCCGGCTCAGTTCAGCCGGGAATTTAAGCGTTATTTCGGGTTGCCGCCGAGTAAGATCGGACTCCAGGGGGAAGAAAGAGTCTGA
- a CDS encoding iron-containing alcohol dehydrogenase, with protein sequence MNPFSYHNPTRIHFGEGQIAKVGTEIPKDSKVLVLYGGGSIKKNGVYDQVSQALEGHQWDEFAGIEPNPQYDTLMAAVNKIQTEGFDYLLAVGGGSVIDGTKFIAAAARFEGADPWDILAKYAPVKDALPIGCILTLPATGSESNKGAVVSRGKDKLSFMTAKVQPAFAVLDPATTLSLSPRQVSNGVVDAFVHVMEQYLTFPVDAKVQDRFAEGLLLTLIEEGPKALASPEDMTVRANIMWSATQALNGLIGVGVPQDWTTHMIGHELTGNYGIDHARTLSIVLPAVMKEQRQEKEAKLLQYAERIFGLTEGSVDERIETAIANTESFFRDMQVPTRLSDVDLGEEDILVLINSLEKHGMTTLGEHGKISISDSEAILRTAL encoded by the coding sequence ATGAATCCATTCAGCTATCACAATCCCACCCGTATTCATTTTGGTGAAGGACAGATTGCTAAAGTCGGGACAGAAATCCCGAAAGACAGCAAGGTCCTCGTCCTGTACGGTGGCGGCTCGATCAAAAAGAACGGCGTCTATGATCAGGTTTCTCAGGCACTTGAAGGTCATCAGTGGGATGAGTTTGCCGGTATAGAGCCAAACCCGCAGTACGACACACTGATGGCAGCCGTAAACAAAATTCAAACTGAAGGTTTTGATTATCTGCTGGCTGTTGGCGGGGGATCTGTCATTGACGGTACCAAGTTTATTGCCGCAGCCGCTCGCTTTGAGGGTGCAGATCCCTGGGATATCCTGGCAAAGTATGCCCCGGTTAAAGATGCCCTGCCGATTGGCTGCATTCTGACCCTGCCAGCAACCGGCTCAGAAAGTAATAAAGGTGCCGTGGTTTCACGCGGCAAGGATAAGTTGAGCTTCATGACCGCCAAAGTCCAGCCGGCTTTTGCTGTACTGGATCCTGCTACAACACTGAGCCTGTCTCCGCGTCAGGTCAGCAATGGAGTCGTCGATGCTTTCGTCCACGTGATGGAGCAATACCTGACCTTCCCGGTTGATGCAAAAGTACAGGACAGATTTGCGGAAGGTCTCCTGCTGACTTTGATTGAAGAAGGCCCGAAAGCACTGGCATCGCCAGAAGATATGACAGTACGAGCCAATATCATGTGGTCAGCGACTCAGGCACTGAACGGCCTGATTGGTGTTGGTGTTCCTCAGGACTGGACAACTCATATGATTGGCCATGAGCTGACCGGGAACTATGGGATTGATCACGCGCGGACACTGAGTATCGTGCTGCCAGCAGTCATGAAAGAACAGCGTCAGGAAAAAGAAGCGAAGTTACTGCAATATGCTGAGCGTATCTTTGGGCTGACTGAAGGCAGTGTTGATGAGCGCATTGAAACAGCCATTGCCAACACGGAATCTTTCTTCCGTGACATGCAAGTCCCAACCCGCTTGAGCGATGTCGATCTGGGTGAAGAAGACATTCTGGTGCTGATCAACAGTCTTGAAAAACATGGTATGACCACCCTGGGCGAACACGGAAAAATCAGTATTTCCGATAGTGAAGCGATTCTGCGTACTGCGCTGTAA
- a CDS encoding TetR/AcrR family transcriptional regulator, with product MFGFNCNKDRCALFSGERVPKTKKQQAIADRDQELIMLAKDLVNKEGFANLTMDKLAAISPYSKGTVYNHFCSKEDVIVALCTHAIKAEMLLFNRVLGMEGSSREILMAVHVAYHIFARLEPVLSTCLLTAKTPWVIDKASGARVEILNQLEEQMIDSADAIVNHALEEGNLMMSAAVSTDAVVFANWSLALGSNALIMNATNSRCIHRLQDPFTVLNNVNMLLDGMDWKPLSSEKDYKRLWKHIEQTFFADEISLLSQLGR from the coding sequence ATGTTCGGGTTTAACTGTAATAAAGATAGATGTGCCCTCTTCTCTGGAGAGCGTGTACCAAAAACCAAAAAACAGCAGGCGATTGCTGATCGCGATCAGGAATTGATCATGCTTGCCAAAGATCTGGTGAACAAAGAAGGCTTTGCGAACCTGACGATGGACAAGCTGGCAGCAATCAGCCCTTATTCTAAAGGTACGGTGTATAACCACTTCTGCAGTAAAGAAGATGTCATCGTTGCCTTGTGTACTCACGCCATTAAAGCTGAGATGTTGCTGTTTAACAGAGTCTTGGGTATGGAAGGCAGCAGCCGGGAAATACTGATGGCTGTGCATGTGGCTTATCATATCTTTGCCCGGCTCGAACCCGTTTTGTCGACCTGCCTGCTCACGGCTAAAACCCCTTGGGTAATTGATAAAGCCTCAGGCGCTCGCGTGGAAATATTAAACCAGCTCGAAGAGCAAATGATTGATAGTGCGGATGCAATCGTGAATCACGCACTGGAAGAAGGCAACCTGATGATGTCTGCCGCTGTCAGTACCGATGCCGTCGTTTTTGCCAATTGGTCACTTGCTCTGGGTTCCAATGCATTGATTATGAATGCAACCAACAGCCGTTGTATTCACCGTCTGCAGGATCCTTTCACAGTTCTCAACAACGTAAACATGTTGCTTGATGGGATGGACTGGAAACCTTTATCCAGTGAAAAGGACTACAAACGATTGTGGAAACACATTGAGCAGACCTTTTTTGCTGATGAGATCTCACTTCTGTCACAACTTGGTCGTTGA